Proteins encoded together in one Lathyrus oleraceus cultivar Zhongwan6 chromosome 5, CAAS_Psat_ZW6_1.0, whole genome shotgun sequence window:
- the LOC127084558 gene encoding gibberellin 2-beta-dioxygenase 8, protein MNNMDSYPPILRHQNNQPQNLTNPNNTTDPNPIQDSDPVPTIDLKYLNHKNLDEACKEWGLFRLVNHGIPLTLMEQLQDVTIQVFSLSFESKQEACNECPITYFWGTPALTPSGKALSNGTQNINWVEGFDVPLSKLEQFQHQVPSLESIRLLLLDYATHLSRIATTLFEAMAKSLDLNLKETKSYLAENTGIVRVYRYPRTDVGWGMEVHTDSSVLSILNQDDHVSGLQVLKDDQWLTVKPISNTLIINLGDMMQAISSDTYKSVSHRVKVEKDIERISICYFVFPGDGVMIESSKYKPFTYNDFREQVQQDIKALGHKVGLGRFHLNQDS, encoded by the exons ATGAACAACATGGATTCTTACCCTCCAATTCTCCGCCATCAAAACAACCAACCACAAAACCTAACCAACCCGAATAACACAACGGATCCTAACCCGATTCAAGATTCGGATCCTGTTCCCACCATAGATCTCAAGTACTTAAACCACAAGAActtggatgaagcttgcaaggaATGGGGTCTATTTCGTTTGGTGAACCATGGAATTCCATTAACCCTTATGGAACAGCTTCAAGATGTAACCATACAAGTATTCTCTTTGTCTTTTGAGTCCAAACAAGAAGCATGCAATGAATGTCCTATCACATACTTTTGGGGTACACCTGCCCTGACTCCTTCTGGAAAAGCTTTATCAAATGGAACTCAGAATATCAATTGGGTTGAAGGTTTTGATGTGCCATTATCTAAACTCGAGCAATTTCAACATCAAGTTCCTTCACTTGAGTCCATAAG GCTTTTGCTACTTGACTATGCAACCCATCTATCAAGAATTGCTACAACTTTATTTGAAGCAATGGCTAAGAGCCTTGACCTGAATCTCAAAGAGACAAAGTCCTATTTAGCTGAAAACACCGGCATCGTACGTGTGTATCGCTACCCACGCACCGATGTTGGTTGGGGTATGGAGGTTCACACCGATAGCTCAGTCTTATCGATATTGAACCAAGATGACCATGTGAGTGGCCTTCAAGTTCTCAAAGATGATCAATGGTTAACCGTAAAGCCGATTTCCAACACATTGATTATCAACCTCGGCGACATGATGCAG gCTATTAGCAGCGACACATACAAGAGTGTGTCACATAGAGTGAAAGTGGAGAAAGATATAGAAAGAATCTCAATATGCTACTTTGTATTTCCTGGTGATGGAGTTATGATTGAGAGCTCCAAGTACAAGCCCTTTACTTACAATGATTTTAGAGAACAAGTGCAACAAGACATCAAAGCTCTTGGGCATAAAGTTGGGCTTGGAAGGTTTCATCTCAACCAAGATTCTTAA